The Natrinema salifodinae genome includes a window with the following:
- a CDS encoding mechanosensitive ion channel family protein, with amino-acid sequence MSGLLEWLDGLSRTVPSTELKLVISVTAVALVVAVLLSYRRLHQWICERTKPLYADVVSMTLLIGTSLASLAVVTGVWGATEDVSQQLASFGLGGDVVAQALVSFLLLVVTVIVTRFVRRVIEEVFGSASAVTAHQRKVTHRLSQVIIWSISLVVILGYWIDNLGSLLVGAGFFGIVVGMAARQTLGTMLAGFVLMFARPFEIGDWIEVDGDEGVVTDISIVNTQLRSFDGEYIMIPNDVISSSMVTNRSKRGRLRVEIEVGIDYDTDVDRAVELATDAIDDVDQALSAPSPQVVTKSFGDSAVVLGVRFWIDKPSARRYWRARTAAINAIKRTFDSAAIKIPYPQRELSGRAESGGFRIADERGSRPAGDTDTDTDTGSGDDGERGREHRMTTPEDS; translated from the coding sequence ATGTCCGGACTACTGGAGTGGCTCGACGGATTGTCGAGGACGGTTCCGTCGACCGAACTCAAGCTCGTGATTTCCGTCACGGCGGTCGCGCTCGTGGTCGCCGTCCTCCTCTCCTATCGGCGGCTCCACCAATGGATCTGCGAGCGGACGAAGCCGCTGTACGCCGACGTCGTCTCGATGACGCTGCTCATCGGCACCAGCCTGGCGAGCCTGGCCGTGGTGACCGGGGTCTGGGGGGCTACGGAGGACGTCAGCCAGCAGCTCGCGTCGTTCGGACTGGGCGGCGACGTCGTGGCGCAGGCGCTCGTCTCCTTCCTCCTGCTGGTCGTGACGGTCATCGTCACCCGGTTCGTCCGCCGGGTGATCGAAGAGGTGTTCGGCTCGGCCTCGGCCGTGACGGCCCACCAGCGCAAGGTCACACACCGCCTCTCGCAGGTGATCATCTGGTCGATCTCGCTGGTCGTCATCCTCGGCTACTGGATCGACAACCTCGGCAGCCTGCTCGTCGGAGCTGGCTTCTTCGGGATCGTCGTCGGGATGGCCGCCCGCCAGACGCTGGGGACGATGCTCGCCGGCTTCGTCCTGATGTTCGCCAGGCCGTTCGAGATCGGCGACTGGATCGAGGTCGATGGCGACGAGGGCGTCGTCACCGACATCTCGATCGTCAACACCCAGCTCCGGTCGTTCGACGGGGAGTACATCATGATCCCCAACGACGTCATCTCCTCGAGCATGGTGACCAACCGCTCGAAACGGGGACGGCTCCGCGTCGAGATCGAGGTCGGTATCGACTACGACACCGATGTCGACCGGGCGGTCGAACTCGCGACCGACGCGATCGATGACGTCGACCAGGCGCTGTCCGCGCCGTCGCCGCAGGTCGTCACCAAGTCCTTCGGCGATTCGGCGGTCGTGCTCGGAGTGCGGTTCTGGATCGACAAGCCGAGCGCCAGGCGTTACTGGCGCGCGCGGACGGCCGCGATCAACGCGATCAAGCGGACGTTCGACTCGGCGGCGATCAAGATCCCGTACCCGCAGCGCGAACTCTCGGGGCGGGCCGAGTCGGGCGGCTTTCGAATCGCCGACGAACGCGGTTCGCGGCCGGCCGGTGACACCGACACCGATACCGACACCGGTTCCGGCGACGACGGCGAACGAGGACGCGAACATCGCATGACGACACCGGAGGACAGCTAA
- a CDS encoding HemK2/MTQ2 family protein methyltransferase has protein sequence MGLEERRDVETDVYQPAEDSALLAEAACERLDESDLVLEVGTGSGYVAGKIADETNARVIASDINPHAVRQARGDGVETARADLVAPFRDGEFDAVAFNPPYLPTDPENEWDDWMEHALSGGEDGRAVIDPFLETVGRVLAPEGVVYLLVSSLTGVDAVVERAGEAGFSAVAVADESFPFETLTVLELHQ, from the coding sequence ATGGGACTCGAAGAGCGACGCGACGTGGAAACGGACGTCTACCAGCCCGCCGAGGACTCCGCGCTGCTGGCCGAGGCGGCCTGCGAGCGCCTCGACGAGAGCGATCTCGTCCTCGAAGTGGGCACCGGATCGGGGTACGTCGCCGGGAAGATCGCCGACGAAACGAACGCGCGCGTGATCGCCTCGGACATCAATCCCCACGCGGTTCGCCAGGCGCGCGGCGACGGCGTCGAGACGGCGCGGGCGGATCTGGTCGCTCCGTTTCGGGACGGAGAATTCGACGCGGTCGCGTTCAATCCGCCCTATCTGCCGACCGACCCAGAGAACGAGTGGGACGATTGGATGGAGCACGCCCTGTCGGGCGGGGAGGACGGCCGGGCAGTTATCGACCCGTTCCTCGAGACGGTCGGGCGCGTCCTCGCGCCCGAGGGCGTCGTCTACCTGCTCGTCAGCAGCCTCACGGGCGTCGACGCGGTCGTCGAGCGCGCCGGCGAGGCGGGTTTCAGCGCGGTGGCCGTCGCCGACGAATCGTTCCCCTTCGAGACCCTGACCGTCCTCGAATTGCACCAGTAA
- a CDS encoding 5-methyltetrahydropteroyltriglutamate--homocysteine methyltransferase: MTDYVSTTPGLYPLPDWAKDDLSDRKGHQKHDLISGDEGEEITAAYETAREEVIGVQQDAGLDRIVEGQLRWDDMLAHPLAVHDAVETRGIVRYYDNNNFYREPVVQDDLGFSGDVASELEAAAELTDDDLQAVLPGPYSLADLATDEHYGDEAAFLGAIADFLEGEVDAFPDVETLFLLEPSLVENAPGDGEDERASEAIDQIATATDADVVVQPYWGALSEKVYAHLLDADIDAVGFDFVANQDDNLYNIQEYGATDDVALGLADGQNTLVEDPEAIRDRTEWVEGQLGVTEFETVYLTTNTETFYLPYGKFEEKLAALAEAADLAEVKAA; the protein is encoded by the coding sequence ATGACCGACTACGTTTCGACCACGCCGGGGCTGTATCCGCTCCCGGACTGGGCGAAGGACGACCTCTCGGACCGCAAGGGCCACCAGAAGCACGACCTCATCAGCGGTGACGAGGGCGAGGAAATCACCGCGGCCTACGAGACGGCCCGCGAGGAAGTGATCGGCGTCCAGCAAGACGCCGGGCTCGACCGGATCGTCGAGGGCCAACTGCGCTGGGACGACATGCTCGCCCACCCGCTGGCGGTCCACGACGCCGTCGAGACGCGCGGAATCGTCCGCTACTACGACAACAACAACTTCTACCGCGAACCCGTCGTTCAGGACGACCTCGGCTTCTCCGGCGACGTCGCTTCCGAACTCGAGGCGGCCGCCGAGCTGACCGACGACGACCTGCAGGCCGTCCTCCCCGGCCCGTACTCGCTCGCCGACCTGGCGACCGACGAACACTACGGCGACGAGGCCGCGTTCCTCGGGGCGATCGCCGACTTCCTCGAAGGCGAGGTCGACGCCTTCCCCGACGTCGAGACGCTGTTCCTGCTCGAACCGTCGCTGGTCGAGAACGCGCCAGGCGACGGCGAGGACGAACGCGCGAGCGAGGCGATCGACCAGATCGCGACGGCGACCGACGCGGACGTCGTCGTCCAGCCCTACTGGGGCGCGCTCTCCGAGAAGGTCTACGCGCACCTGCTCGACGCCGATATCGACGCGGTCGGCTTCGACTTCGTCGCGAATCAGGACGATAACCTCTACAACATTCAGGAGTACGGCGCGACCGACGACGTCGCGCTCGGCCTGGCGGACGGCCAGAACACGCTCGTCGAGGACCCCGAGGCGATCCGCGATCGGACCGAATGGGTCGAAGGACAGCTCGGCGTCACCGAGTTCGAGACGGTCTACTTGACGACGAACACCGAGACGTTCTACCTGCCTTACGGCAAGTTCGAGGAGAAACTGGCGGCCCTTGCGGAGGCCGCGGATCTCGCGGAGGTGAAAGCAGCATGA
- a CDS encoding methionine synthase, with product MSTNANENKDQFRPEDHDNDHFLLTTVVGSYPKPKWLNRAKELYQDEDHEFDEDDWQEAKDDAARLITDEHERAGLDVVVDGEMRRTEMVEFFAHRIEGYEFNGPVKVWGHNYFDKPSVVSEVEYEDSWLVDEYEFTAAASDRPVKVPITGPYTLANWSFNEAYDDDEELAYDLADLVNEEIEKLVDAGARYIQIDEPALATTPDDHAIVGECLERIVADIPEEVRIGLHVCYGDYSRIYPEILEFPVDEFDLELANGDYEQLDVFKDPEFSKDLALGVCDAHVAEVESVEQIEANIKKGLEVVPPEQLVVSPDCGVKLLPRDVAYGKMENLVQAARNVEADLDAGNVDIERGAPTPADD from the coding sequence ATGAGCACGAACGCGAACGAGAACAAGGATCAGTTCCGACCCGAGGACCACGACAACGACCACTTCCTGCTGACGACCGTCGTCGGCTCCTACCCCAAGCCCAAGTGGCTCAACCGCGCGAAGGAGCTCTACCAGGACGAGGACCACGAGTTCGACGAGGACGACTGGCAGGAAGCGAAAGACGACGCCGCGCGCCTCATCACCGACGAGCACGAGCGCGCCGGCTTAGACGTCGTCGTCGACGGCGAGATGCGGCGCACCGAGATGGTCGAGTTCTTCGCCCACCGCATCGAGGGCTACGAGTTCAACGGCCCCGTCAAGGTCTGGGGGCACAACTACTTCGACAAGCCTTCAGTCGTCAGCGAGGTCGAGTACGAGGACAGCTGGCTCGTCGACGAGTACGAGTTCACCGCGGCCGCCAGCGACCGGCCGGTCAAGGTCCCGATCACGGGTCCCTACACCCTCGCGAACTGGTCCTTTAACGAGGCCTACGACGACGACGAGGAGCTCGCCTACGACCTGGCGGACCTGGTCAACGAGGAGATCGAGAAGCTCGTCGACGCCGGCGCCCGCTACATCCAGATCGACGAGCCCGCGCTCGCGACCACGCCCGACGACCACGCGATCGTCGGCGAGTGTCTCGAGCGGATCGTCGCCGACATTCCCGAGGAGGTCCGCATCGGCCTCCACGTCTGTTACGGCGACTACTCCCGGATTTACCCCGAAATTCTGGAGTTCCCCGTCGACGAGTTCGACCTCGAACTCGCCAACGGCGACTACGAGCAGCTCGACGTCTTCAAGGACCCCGAGTTCTCCAAGGACCTCGCGCTCGGCGTCTGCGACGCCCACGTCGCGGAGGTCGAGTCCGTCGAGCAGATCGAGGCAAACATTAAGAAGGGCCTGGAGGTCGTCCCGCCGGAGCAGCTGGTCGTCTCCCCGGACTGCGGCGTGAAGCTGCTGCCCCGCGACGTCGCCTACGGGAAGATGGAGAACCTGGTCCAGGCGGCCCGCAACGTCGAAGCGGATCTGGACGCGGGTAACGTCGACATCGAGCGCGGCGCGCCGACCCCCGCCGACGACTGA
- a CDS encoding nitroreductase family protein: MSESLDTQRELRDEIADHREPDHDIDPLFVNRWSPRAMTGEPLDEEEFLPLFEAARWAPSAFNNQHWRFIYATREDDEWDAFVDLLSENNQAWASDAAVLAVIVSKTTFDHNGEPAPVHSFDTGSAWENLALEGARRDLAIHGMAGFDYERAAEELDVPEEFSVEAMAAIGERAPPETLPEELQEREQPSDRKPLSEIVHQGGFEEQE; encoded by the coding sequence ATGTCAGAGTCTCTCGACACGCAGCGCGAACTGCGCGACGAAATCGCCGACCACCGCGAACCCGATCACGATATCGATCCGCTGTTCGTCAACCGTTGGTCGCCCCGCGCGATGACCGGCGAGCCCCTCGACGAGGAGGAGTTCCTCCCGCTGTTCGAGGCCGCCCGCTGGGCCCCCTCCGCGTTCAACAACCAGCACTGGCGGTTCATCTACGCGACGCGGGAGGACGACGAGTGGGACGCCTTCGTCGACCTCCTTTCGGAGAACAACCAGGCGTGGGCGAGCGACGCCGCCGTCCTCGCGGTCATCGTCTCGAAGACGACGTTCGACCACAACGGCGAGCCGGCCCCGGTCCACTCCTTCGACACCGGTTCGGCCTGGGAGAACCTCGCGCTCGAGGGCGCGCGCCGTGACCTGGCCATCCACGGGATGGCCGGCTTCGACTACGAGCGCGCGGCCGAGGAACTCGACGTCCCCGAGGAGTTCTCGGTCGAGGCGATGGCCGCGATCGGCGAGCGCGCACCGCCGGAGACGCTCCCCGAGGAACTTCAGGAACGCGAACAGCCGAGCGACCGCAAACCGCTCTCGGAGATCGTCCACCAGGGCGGCTTCGAGGAGCAGGAGTAG
- a CDS encoding glycoside hydrolase family 3 protein encodes MVNGNSHGDGSEPVDESRRTFMRATGAATAASAVGLGANGAAADGGRREIDRILDELTLEQKVGQMTQVAIDDLGEGFGPETAFDDHDNADTLGDLFTELHVGSILNGGASGPTFDGEEYVAGLNALQKFNVEHNGTGIPFVWGGDSLHGNTLLDGCTSFPQRLNMGVTRDVDLVEAAAIHTGNEIAAMGGHWIFGPTVDLLRDMRWGRYFEGHSEDSMLLGELAKARARGFERNGRVAATVKHFAGYGTPNTGKDRAHARTSMRDLRTRQLPAYRRALEEAKTVMVNSGAVNGKPAHVSHWLLTQVLRERFGFDGVVLTDWDDFERLISNHEYLPDTESGWRQAIKQGIEAGIDMHMCGGETPPTAFIETTIDLVESGELSEARIDESVRRILELKRELGLFETPSVDEGEIGDLVGGARDVSERLAKESLVLLQNEDDALPLSGGEEVLLTGPGVEDGTPNRFLMQHGGWTLGWQGIEDGDLTADGPRPRQNTIAGELEARLGDRLTHVPTEFRAAPYESIFENFDNGFFDVTDEQEAAIADAAGTAETVVVVLGEGPHNEGFGDRDKMRFPEAQRDLVELVDAETGDDATLVGVVLAGSPRGTQETFEHLDAVLFAGQPGSDAGVAVTETLFGDYNPSGKLPFTWEANVGHVPQFYDEYPPRQSVGAEDGTVQYEFGHGLSYTDWEYSGLDLSRETIGKPSAKTSVTATVTVENTGDVAGEHIVEVYNTESYGSVLQPHRRLLGFERVQVDAGDAETVAIDLDLSTLEVVPGDVPGHRRKLVEPGEYEIAVGDETATLTVRNAGTITDPEPMPGRYDIDANGDEDLDDVMELYRRIKRRER; translated from the coding sequence ATGGTAAATGGTAACTCACACGGGGACGGATCTGAACCGGTCGACGAATCGCGGCGGACGTTTATGAGGGCGACCGGCGCCGCGACGGCGGCGTCGGCGGTGGGTCTCGGGGCGAACGGCGCGGCGGCGGACGGCGGCCGCCGAGAGATCGATCGGATACTCGACGAACTGACGCTCGAGCAGAAAGTCGGCCAGATGACTCAGGTCGCGATCGACGATCTCGGCGAGGGGTTCGGGCCCGAGACCGCGTTCGACGACCACGACAACGCGGACACGCTCGGCGACCTGTTCACGGAGCTCCACGTCGGATCGATCCTCAACGGCGGCGCGTCGGGGCCGACGTTCGACGGCGAGGAGTACGTCGCCGGTCTGAACGCCCTCCAGAAGTTCAACGTCGAGCACAACGGCACGGGGATTCCGTTCGTCTGGGGCGGCGACTCCCTCCACGGGAATACCTTGCTCGACGGCTGTACGAGCTTCCCCCAGCGGCTCAATATGGGCGTGACCCGCGACGTCGACCTGGTCGAGGCGGCGGCGATCCACACCGGAAACGAGATCGCGGCGATGGGCGGCCACTGGATCTTCGGGCCGACGGTCGACCTGCTGCGGGACATGCGCTGGGGCCGGTACTTCGAGGGCCACAGCGAGGACTCGATGCTGTTGGGTGAGCTGGCCAAGGCGCGAGCGCGCGGGTTCGAGCGCAACGGCCGCGTCGCCGCGACGGTCAAGCACTTCGCCGGCTACGGGACGCCCAACACCGGCAAGGACCGCGCCCACGCCCGGACGTCGATGCGCGACCTCCGCACCAGACAGCTCCCAGCCTACCGACGCGCGCTCGAGGAGGCGAAGACGGTAATGGTCAACAGCGGCGCGGTCAACGGCAAGCCCGCCCACGTCTCCCACTGGCTGCTGACGCAGGTGCTGCGGGAGCGGTTCGGCTTCGATGGGGTCGTCCTCACCGACTGGGACGACTTCGAGCGGCTCATCTCCAACCACGAGTACCTGCCCGACACGGAGTCGGGCTGGCGCCAGGCGATCAAGCAGGGGATCGAGGCCGGTATTGATATGCACATGTGCGGGGGCGAGACGCCGCCGACGGCGTTCATCGAGACGACGATCGACCTGGTCGAGAGCGGCGAGCTCTCGGAGGCGCGCATCGACGAGTCAGTCCGGCGCATCCTCGAACTCAAGCGGGAGCTCGGCCTGTTCGAGACCCCCTCCGTCGACGAGGGCGAAATCGGCGACCTCGTCGGCGGCGCGCGGGACGTCTCCGAGCGACTCGCCAAGGAGTCGCTGGTCCTGCTGCAAAACGAGGACGACGCGCTGCCCCTCTCGGGCGGCGAGGAGGTGTTACTGACCGGGCCAGGCGTCGAGGACGGGACGCCGAACCGGTTCCTGATGCAACACGGCGGCTGGACGCTCGGCTGGCAGGGGATCGAGGACGGCGACCTGACCGCGGACGGCCCGCGACCGCGCCAGAACACCATCGCGGGCGAACTCGAGGCGCGACTCGGCGACCGGCTCACGCACGTCCCGACCGAGTTCCGCGCGGCGCCCTACGAGAGCATCTTCGAGAACTTCGACAACGGCTTCTTCGACGTCACCGACGAGCAGGAGGCGGCGATCGCCGACGCCGCCGGGACCGCGGAGACGGTCGTCGTCGTGCTCGGCGAGGGGCCGCACAACGAGGGCTTCGGCGACCGGGACAAGATGCGCTTCCCCGAGGCCCAGCGGGACCTGGTCGAACTCGTGGACGCGGAGACGGGCGACGATGCGACGCTCGTCGGCGTCGTCCTCGCCGGGAGCCCGCGGGGCACGCAGGAGACGTTCGAGCACCTCGACGCGGTCCTCTTCGCCGGCCAGCCGGGCAGCGACGCCGGCGTCGCGGTCACGGAGACGCTGTTCGGCGACTACAACCCCTCCGGGAAGTTGCCGTTCACCTGGGAGGCGAACGTCGGTCACGTGCCGCAGTTCTACGACGAGTACCCACCCCGACAGTCCGTCGGCGCCGAGGACGGCACGGTCCAGTACGAGTTCGGCCACGGGCTCTCGTACACCGACTGGGAGTACTCGGGACTCGATCTGTCCCGGGAGACGATCGGGAAGCCCTCCGCGAAGACGTCCGTCACCGCGACAGTGACCGTCGAAAACACCGGTGATGTGGCCGGCGAGCACATCGTCGAGGTCTACAACACCGAGTCCTACGGGTCGGTGCTCCAGCCCCACCGCCGACTGCTGGGCTTCGAGCGCGTTCAGGTCGACGCCGGCGACGCCGAGACCGTCGCGATCGACCTCGATCTCTCGACGCTCGAGGTCGTGCCCGGGGACGTGCCCGGCCACCGGCGAAAGCTCGTCGAACCAGGCGAGTACGAGATCGCCGTCGGCGACGAGACGGCGACGCTGACGGTACGGAACGCGGGGACCATCACCGACCCCGAACCGATGCCGGGCCGGTACGACATCGACGCCAACGGCGACGAGGACCTCGACGACGTCATGGAGCTGTACCGCCGGATCAAGCGCCGGGAACGATGA
- a CDS encoding TrmB family transcriptional regulator, protein MDGDELIATLEDAGLSPYQADAFVTLLELGSASATDVAEASSVPDPRIYDVLRGLEEKGYVETYEQDSLHARAHDPADVLADLRSRANRFETAADEIEDRWSRPDLEDHKVSIVKRLDTVLTRADELIRSAANQVQIGLTPAQFDDLAPALAAARENGVDVKVCLVPPIDEEPSLPSTETLSETCTEARYRELPSPFVALVDRTWTCFSPHGGSTNEYGVIVNDRTHAYVFNWYFLTCLWEIHEPIYSARDDEPPITYVDIRRCLRDVEPLLAEGRTIEATVAGFETDAGREVTRRGTITDVTYGEHPANGDRTPLSHLAGEASLTIATDDGTHTVGGWGAMLEDYEARRITIEAID, encoded by the coding sequence ATGGACGGTGACGAACTGATCGCGACCCTCGAGGACGCGGGACTCTCGCCGTACCAGGCGGACGCGTTCGTCACGCTGCTGGAACTGGGTTCGGCCTCCGCGACGGACGTGGCGGAGGCCAGTTCCGTCCCGGATCCGCGGATTTACGACGTGTTGCGCGGGCTCGAGGAGAAGGGGTACGTCGAGACCTACGAACAGGACAGCCTCCACGCTCGCGCCCACGATCCCGCGGACGTGCTGGCCGACCTCCGGTCGCGGGCGAACCGCTTCGAGACGGCGGCCGACGAGATCGAGGACCGCTGGAGTCGTCCGGACCTCGAGGATCACAAAGTCAGCATCGTCAAGCGCCTGGACACGGTCCTGACGCGGGCCGACGAACTGATTCGGTCGGCCGCGAATCAGGTTCAGATTGGGCTGACGCCCGCCCAGTTCGACGACCTGGCGCCGGCGCTCGCGGCGGCCCGCGAGAACGGCGTCGACGTCAAGGTCTGTCTCGTCCCGCCGATCGACGAGGAGCCGTCGCTCCCGTCGACCGAGACGCTGTCCGAGACGTGTACGGAGGCTCGGTACCGCGAACTCCCATCGCCGTTCGTGGCGCTCGTCGACAGGACGTGGACCTGTTTCTCGCCCCACGGCGGCTCGACGAACGAGTACGGCGTCATCGTCAACGATCGGACTCACGCCTACGTCTTCAACTGGTACTTCCTCACCTGCCTCTGGGAGATCCACGAGCCGATCTACTCGGCCCGCGACGACGAGCCGCCGATCACGTACGTCGACATCCGGCGGTGTCTCCGCGACGTCGAGCCGCTGCTCGCCGAGGGACGGACGATCGAGGCCACCGTTGCCGGGTTCGAGACGGACGCGGGACGCGAGGTGACCCGCCGCGGGACGATCACTGACGTCACCTACGGCGAACACCCGGCAAACGGCGACCGAACGCCGCTCTCGCATCTCGCCGGCGAGGCCTCGCTGACGATCGCGACCGACGACGGCACGCACACCGTCGGGGGGTGGGGCGCGATGCTCGAGGACTACGAAGCCAGGCGGATCACGATCGAAGCGATCGACTGA
- a CDS encoding substrate-binding domain-containing protein, with product MSDRHSHGSGRTDSSVSRRTFVKAAGASGATVGLAGCIYGDETSGDAVVWGFDPNAADAVGDEIVDLVQESGADGVDIELRSGDEETDDRRNAYTNLLEAGETQPDLFLMDNGWLNTFIQRGHVANLSDELDDDELSTVEDEYFESFTATARDPSTDDLYGVPMFPDYPTMQYRKDYARAAGYDESDFEAWATEPMTWSEWAEITAEIVDASDASYGLATQWDQYEGTACCTWNEVMSSFGGAYFGGFDNLFGTVGDRPVTVDEPEFVEGLRMMRTFVADEADDYTLEDEYPLGLATSDITSWTEEDAREAILEGEAVMQRNWPYAINMNVDEADDPVPVEDYGAMPIPYGVTEDEAAQPGTGGTTAALGGWHLVLNPNSERKEEALEVVRATMTDEFNLGMFDLWGWIPPKPALFDAEEVEQSEPMGNYMDTLRVAGENAMPRPVTPVWTNQSSRIAEEVNLAVAGDKAPDQAAADLQHGLEEIEDQG from the coding sequence ATGAGTGATAGACACTCACACGGGAGCGGTCGTACCGACTCGAGCGTTTCGCGACGAACGTTCGTCAAAGCGGCCGGCGCGAGCGGGGCGACGGTCGGCCTGGCCGGCTGTATCTACGGCGACGAGACGTCCGGAGATGCTGTCGTCTGGGGATTCGACCCGAACGCCGCGGACGCGGTCGGCGACGAAATCGTCGACCTCGTGCAGGAGAGCGGCGCCGACGGGGTCGACATCGAGCTGCGATCCGGCGACGAGGAGACGGACGACCGACGAAACGCGTACACGAATCTGCTGGAGGCCGGCGAGACGCAACCGGACCTGTTCCTCATGGACAACGGCTGGCTGAACACCTTCATCCAGCGCGGGCACGTTGCGAACCTGAGCGACGAACTCGACGACGACGAGCTCTCGACGGTCGAGGACGAGTACTTCGAGTCGTTTACCGCAACGGCTCGCGATCCGAGTACCGACGATCTGTACGGCGTCCCGATGTTTCCGGACTACCCGACGATGCAGTACCGGAAGGACTACGCCCGGGCGGCCGGCTACGACGAGAGCGACTTCGAGGCGTGGGCGACCGAGCCGATGACCTGGTCGGAGTGGGCCGAGATCACTGCGGAGATCGTCGACGCCTCCGACGCGAGTTACGGGCTCGCGACCCAGTGGGACCAGTACGAGGGGACGGCCTGCTGTACGTGGAACGAGGTCATGTCCTCGTTCGGCGGCGCCTACTTCGGCGGCTTCGATAACCTGTTCGGCACCGTCGGCGACCGACCGGTGACCGTCGACGAACCGGAGTTCGTCGAGGGGCTGCGGATGATGCGCACGTTCGTCGCCGACGAAGCGGACGACTACACTCTGGAGGACGAGTACCCGCTCGGGCTCGCGACCTCGGACATTACCTCCTGGACGGAGGAAGACGCCCGAGAAGCCATCCTCGAGGGCGAAGCGGTCATGCAGCGCAACTGGCCCTACGCCATCAACATGAACGTCGACGAGGCCGACGACCCGGTCCCGGTCGAGGACTACGGCGCGATGCCGATCCCCTACGGCGTGACCGAGGACGAGGCCGCCCAGCCCGGCACCGGCGGCACGACGGCCGCGCTCGGCGGCTGGCACCTCGTGCTCAACCCCAACTCCGAACGCAAAGAGGAGGCCCTCGAGGTCGTCCGCGCCACGATGACCGACGAGTTCAACCTCGGCATGTTCGACCTCTGGGGCTGGATCCCGCCGAAGCCGGCCCTGTTCGACGCCGAGGAGGTCGAGCAGTCCGAGCCGATGGGCAACTACATGGACACGCTCCGGGTCGCCGGTGAGAACGCGATGCCGCGTCCGGTGACGCCGGTCTGGACGAACCAGTCCAGCCGCATCGCCGAGGAAGTCAACCTCGCCGTCGCCGGGGACAAGGCACCGGATCAGGCGGCCGCGGATCTCCAGCACGGCCTCGAAGAGATCGAAGACCAAGGATGA
- a CDS encoding carbohydrate ABC transporter permease, whose translation MSTEDKAAGPTRRSNRTGPLVAITRWMENLGETGFAYLLLTPVFLLLGAVALYPLLRTFELSLYRNVLSEPTFVGLANYADLVTGEADPRFPGTTTFLPGVSVDGSVPFVHFDGLLRSALAVTVIFTAVSVFFETLIGFGQALVLDQDFRGRRWVRAAIIIPWTIPIVIQGMIFFLMFHPSAGFLVEPLSNWGLVASTNTLNDPKSSLLIITAADIWKTSAFMALLILAGLQSIDRGLYDVAEVAGATKWQQFKLITLPLVLPTLGIAVLFRTIDAMRVYGLIDSVAGCSTVPSLSCMVVSTFNTNRGMAAAIAFVTAGIIAVAVLGVVYQQYKEGF comes from the coding sequence ATGAGCACCGAAGACAAGGCGGCCGGTCCCACCAGGCGGTCGAACCGGACGGGACCGCTCGTCGCGATCACGCGCTGGATGGAGAACCTCGGCGAGACGGGGTTCGCGTACCTGCTGTTGACGCCGGTGTTCCTCCTGTTGGGTGCGGTCGCGCTCTACCCGCTCTTGCGGACGTTCGAGCTGTCGCTGTACCGGAACGTGCTCTCGGAGCCGACGTTCGTCGGCCTGGCGAACTACGCGGACCTGGTCACCGGCGAGGCCGACCCGCGGTTCCCCGGGACGACCACGTTCCTCCCCGGCGTCAGCGTCGACGGGAGCGTCCCGTTCGTGCACTTCGACGGGCTGCTCCGGAGCGCGCTCGCGGTGACGGTCATCTTCACCGCCGTGAGCGTCTTCTTCGAGACGCTCATCGGCTTCGGCCAGGCGCTGGTCCTCGACCAGGATTTCCGGGGCCGGCGGTGGGTCCGCGCCGCGATCATCATCCCGTGGACGATTCCGATTGTCATCCAGGGGATGATCTTCTTCCTGATGTTTCACCCCTCGGCCGGGTTCCTCGTGGAGCCGCTGTCGAACTGGGGACTCGTCGCATCGACCAACACCCTCAACGACCCGAAGAGTTCGCTGCTGATCATCACTGCAGCGGACATCTGGAAGACGTCGGCGTTCATGGCGCTGCTCATCCTGGCCGGGCTCCAGAGCATCGATCGCGGCCTCTACGACGTCGCCGAGGTCGCCGGCGCCACGAAGTGGCAGCAGTTCAAGCTGATCACGCTGCCGCTCGTGTTGCCGACGCTCGGCATCGCGGTCCTGTTCCGGACGATCGACGCGATGCGGGTCTACGGCCTCATCGACTCGGTCGCGGGCTGTTCGACCGTCCCGTCGCTGTCGTGTATGGTCGTCTCGACGTTCAACACGAACCGCGGCATGGCGGCCGCGATCGCGTTCGTCACCGCGGGAATCATCGCCGTCGCCGTGCTGGGCGTGGTCTACCAGCAGTACAAGGAGGGGTTCTAA